Genomic window (Helianthus annuus cultivar XRQ/B chromosome 3, HanXRQr2.0-SUNRISE, whole genome shotgun sequence):
CCCAATACCATAAAATCCTATATGTGTCAACTTCTTAATACAAAATGGGATTAGATTCGGTGAAGCCCTTACCGGTGCCGGTGCAAGAAGAATCACAAACAAATCAATCCACTTCACTTCTGTCGGCCGATACCGAAACCACCGCGGCAAAACCTTCCACCAACGTTCTCATCTCCTCACTCCTCCTCACTACCTGCATCGCCGTCTCCGCTGCCGTTGCTTTCGCCTTTCTCTTCTTCTCCGCCGTCAAAACCACCAACCATTACCACCATATTACCACCTCTCTCCAACTCGCCCGTCCGCTCACTAAACTCTCTCACCCGGTGGTGATCCTCATTTCTTCCGACGGGTTTCGGTTCGGGTAATGTTAACGGACTCTGTCATCTatcctttttttattattattttacttatctttatgtttgtttgtttgttaataaataaataaatattttgtctAGTTTGAATATTCGGATAGTTATTGTGGTTTTATTATTATTGGGATGTGATTCGGTACAAATAGAATAGAATTAACCAAATAAACATATAATTAACTAGAGTGATTTTTGTTTACATTACTATTAAactataataattattattactatagtTGTAGCggaatagtaatagtaataataataagagttaaatgtcattttagtctctgtggtttgggtcattttgccagtttagtctaaagatttcatttttcgcctatgggtccaaaaaggtttcaccattgtcattttagtctactgtgttaacttcatctattttttctgttaacgagaagggcaattcggtcattgtATATGGCCGagttgcccttctagttaacagaattacatataaaatggccgaattgtccttctcattaacagaaaaaatgaatgaagttaaccaGCGGACTAAAATGGGAACGGTGAAACATTTTTGaacccacagacgaaaaatgaaacatttggactaaactggcaaaatggtccaaaccacagggactaaaatggcatttaactttaataataataattaattagtTCAAAACCCTACTACCTGGGTTATAAAATTACTCCATATCATATAAATTATACCTATTTATATTGCTACCTTTACTATGTGTAGTGGTTGTAGTTAAAATGGTTGGTTAAAGTGACACCTCAGCTCCACGTAGATTTTAATAGGGCAACAGCTTGTAGCTCGACTAAAAAGAAGTTCGAGAAAAACTAGCTAAAAAAGCTCAATTTGAGATGACGTGAGCTGAGCTGGCTCATTTTATAACCAAGCTGAGCTCGAGCCAAGCTCGGCTCAACTCGTTCTTAGGCTCGTTTAACTCCGAGCTAGAGCTTGAGCTGAGTCGAGGCGCATCAATTAATTTCaagcttgagctcgagctcgagcccacCCTAGCTCGACTCGGTTATAACCCTAGATTTTAACTACAATCTTTCACATAGGTGTAATAGTTTTAACTAAAattttaataaaagaaaaagaatatAATTGCTTGGTTGGTTTGCAAGTGGCCCCCACCTCCTTATTTTTTCACTCCTGTTAGGgagtaaggagtggttaaacactttggagtggcaaaccaaaaaaccgaccaatcagagcgcgccatgtcaatcagtcaaaagtgtttaaactttggtgaaaagtgttgacaatggtttaaacacttggtgaagtggtaaactattttttttttaaaaaggaaaaaggtgtgattggttgagataggaATAGACCCCACCCACAATACCCTCTCTCTCTCAATCATCTTCTCCCCGAATCGGCATGCTGTCCCCGATCGTGTTGCCTTGCCGCGTCGGCATCgggtcggcggcggtgtttgccgatcggcaaaccCGTTTGCCACCCTTTGCCGATCGGCAAACCCGTTTGCCACCCTTTGCCGATCGGCAAACCCGTTTGCCACCCTTTGCCGACTACCACACCGTATACCCTTAATGGGTTAACGAGCTCACCTTTGACGCCCCGTTTTAGGGCGTGAAAATGGTGATGTGGCATCCCCTTAACGCTCATTACGCATAGTCTTATCACTTATATTTCTCATTGTAATCTTTCGATGTAGATCTGATTTTCGGTTTTTAATTATTCCgtacaaataaaatattattcaCCAATATCGTTTTGTTCTTCGTCTCAATTCTTTCAGGTACCAACACAAAACCCCCACCCCTAACATCCACAGATTAATCAACAACGGAACCGAAGCCGAAACCGGGTTAATCCCGGTTTACCCAACATTAACTTTCCCAAATCATTACTCAATTGCCACAGGATTATACCCTGCATATCATGGAATTGTAAACAACAAATTCATTGATCCAAAGACAGGGGAAACCTTTACAATGAGTAGCCATGAACCCAAATGGTGGCTCGGTGAGCCCATATGGGAGACCATATCGAACCACGGGTTAAAGGCTGCTACCTATTTCTGGCCCGGGTCCGAGGTAAAAAAGGGTTCGTGGGATTGTCCGAAGAAGTATTGCGCAGCGTATAACGAATCTGTCCCGTTTGAACAACGGGTCGATGACATTTTGAGTTATTTCGACTTACCAAATCAGGATATTCCGGTTTTTATGACATTGTATTTTGAGGACCCTGATCATCAGGGTCATATGGTTGGCCCGGATGATCCGCAAGTG
Coding sequences:
- the LOC110928463 gene encoding venom phosphodiesterase 2, with translation MGLDSVKPLPVPVQEESQTNQSTSLLSADTETTAAKPSTNVLISSLLLTTCIAVSAAVAFAFLFFSAVKTTNHYHHITTSLQLARPLTKLSHPVVILISSDGFRFGYQHKTPTPNIHRLINNGTEAETGLIPVYPTLTFPNHYSIATGLYPAYHGIVNNKFIDPKTGETFTMSSHEPKWWLGEPIWETISNHGLKAATYFWPGSEVKKGSWDCPKKYCAAYNESVPFEQRVDDILSYFDLPNQDIPVFMTLYFEDPDHQGHMVGPDDPQVTEAVGKIDGLIGRLIKGLENRGVFEDVTIIMVGDHGMVGTCDQKLIFLDDLEPWIKIPKEWVQYTTPVLSIRPPSDQSVTDIVDKMNRALTSGKVKNGDKLKIYLKQDLPERLHYSESDRITPIIGLVDEGFKVEQTDSKSMECGGAHGYDNSFFSMRTIFIGHGPPFARGRKVPSFENVQIYNLITSIIGINGAANNGSSTFPKSVLLPHH